From the genome of Candidatus Thorarchaeota archaeon, one region includes:
- a CDS encoding tetratricopeptide repeat protein, with product MTEFKCRLCRTTVKFSLDDPSSYQTKTESGNPFIGRLFTVRVIHAAADEKTHVNVVVVDEHGEYRAHKDCYEQHSSLSGLVDDFEVVAAQLPQEIRPYLDLATPEDRHAIAKLGVRSEQTPRQWLKTLDRLRLTNPNSRLLEFLYAKWAFVTGSADLVLSIPATEKSWVCPLNLRLQARLSTQGTAERAKALDMSSEPELIQLEDAVAKADVYSRAGVMDALEDVYRTSAKRWGAQSSSITPKVASLFIQCFYALGLMRQGMLAAGLSLLEPVFTFAQIVDNREMIVVAGNAYASILRRTGDTRRALLVYEIALNAAEQLEDERSRVALLMNLAIVEHTQGMYETALEKQRRAYASQLVQSEPSMKLSIMTDMSESLCALERYEEAKEMILEGLAHSDIPTHIRVALLTNLKKIAGKTQSRELTTWIRHNLPTGDFLTSPHGVLFSHELDALEFEINQEWQGLVSNLDTQLELMAQYGMTESAGEVEFRAAEAYFLLYQKTHRQDHLVSCLRHLDLAKAIAMEGGYHGDLCRLSLMKGLVAAYSGAYDRARAHLEEAVGLARDHGLQSLEEQARAQLESLDSKRGTESTRLESVVRAMFKRLSFGKNEPPSTPKPAAIHALWIGDRKQSLSVFFTSRGEQSKTHQAYLNGVVDAWTSHADTTYIESFSGTMGDVIIEASRDCMGVIVCDRMNYTAGRTLQRILSELDRFPLRAIPEEAAGRVKILVSSSFEGLEEVNGG from the coding sequence GGTTGTTGTAGATGAACACGGAGAATACAGAGCACACAAAGACTGCTACGAGCAGCACTCTTCACTGTCGGGGCTGGTCGATGATTTCGAAGTGGTTGCGGCCCAGTTGCCGCAGGAGATTCGACCTTATCTCGACTTGGCCACTCCAGAAGACCGGCATGCAATAGCCAAGCTCGGTGTCAGGAGTGAACAGACGCCAAGACAGTGGCTCAAGACTCTCGACAGGCTTCGATTGACAAACCCCAACAGCAGGCTCCTTGAGTTTCTGTACGCAAAGTGGGCGTTCGTTACTGGCAGTGCTGATCTGGTCCTGTCCATACCTGCGACCGAGAAGTCTTGGGTCTGTCCGCTAAACCTTCGGTTACAAGCAAGACTCTCCACTCAAGGCACAGCGGAGAGGGCGAAGGCGCTAGACATGTCAAGCGAGCCGGAGCTCATTCAACTCGAGGATGCCGTAGCCAAGGCGGATGTCTATAGCCGAGCAGGGGTCATGGACGCACTGGAGGACGTCTATCGAACAAGCGCAAAAAGATGGGGTGCACAGTCCTCCTCAATCACCCCGAAGGTGGCTTCACTCTTCATTCAATGCTTCTACGCCTTAGGACTAATGAGGCAAGGGATGCTGGCTGCAGGTCTGAGCCTTCTCGAGCCAGTGTTCACATTTGCCCAGATTGTGGACAACCGAGAGATGATAGTTGTCGCTGGTAATGCCTATGCGAGCATCTTGAGACGGACTGGTGACACCCGTCGGGCGCTTCTGGTCTATGAGATAGCGCTCAATGCGGCGGAGCAGCTCGAAGACGAGAGAAGCAGAGTGGCACTCCTGATGAATCTTGCAATCGTGGAGCATACCCAGGGAATGTATGAGACAGCTCTGGAGAAACAGAGACGTGCCTATGCGAGCCAGTTGGTCCAATCCGAGCCTTCCATGAAGCTCTCTATCATGACTGACATGTCTGAGAGCCTATGTGCGCTGGAGCGGTACGAAGAGGCAAAGGAGATGATTCTCGAGGGCCTAGCACACAGCGACATTCCAACGCACATACGAGTAGCTCTTCTCACCAATCTGAAGAAGATTGCAGGCAAGACCCAGTCACGAGAGCTAACCACTTGGATACGGCACAATCTTCCCACAGGCGACTTCTTGACCAGTCCACATGGTGTGCTCTTCTCACATGAGCTTGACGCCCTCGAATTCGAGATCAATCAGGAATGGCAAGGACTGGTGTCCAATCTCGATACGCAGCTTGAACTGATGGCCCAGTATGGAATGACAGAGTCTGCCGGTGAAGTTGAGTTCAGAGCTGCGGAGGCCTACTTCCTCCTGTATCAGAAGACACACAGGCAAGACCACCTCGTCAGTTGTCTCCGTCATCTAGACCTCGCGAAGGCCATTGCCATGGAGGGCGGGTACCATGGAGACCTCTGCCGTCTGTCGCTCATGAAAGGGCTCGTTGCCGCGTACAGCGGTGCCTACGACAGGGCGAGAGCGCACTTAGAGGAAGCAGTGGGCCTCGCTCGAGACCATGGTCTTCAGTCGCTTGAGGAGCAGGCAAGAGCGCAGCTTGAGTCACTCGACAGCAAGAGGGGTACGGAGAGTACTAGACTCGAGTCTGTCGTCAGGGCCATGTTCAAGAGACTGTCCTTCGGAAAGAACGAACCGCCAAGTACACCAAAGCCAGCAGCCATCCATGCTCTGTGGATTGGCGATAGAAAGCAATCACTGAGCGTTTTCTTTACGAGTCGCGGTGAACAGTCCAAGACCCATCAAGCATACCTCAACGGTGTTGTTGATGCTTGGACCAGCCATGCAGACACCACATACATTGAGTCGTTCTCAGGCACAATGGGAGACGTGATCATTGAAGCCTCGCGTGATTGCATGGGCGTGATTGTCTGTGACAGAATGAACTATACTGCAGGTAGGACGCTCCAACGCATTCTGTCCGAACTTGACAGGTTTCCGCTCAGAGCGATTCCCGAGGAAGCTGCTGGCCGCGTTAAAATCTTGGTCTCCTCCAGCTTTGAGGGTCTGGAGGAAGTGAACGGGGGCTGA